The Mauremys mutica isolate MM-2020 ecotype Southern chromosome 1, ASM2049712v1, whole genome shotgun sequence genome has a segment encoding these proteins:
- the LOC123366818 gene encoding olfactory receptor 52R1-like, with amino-acid sequence MSDSNTTDFTNPSTFILLGIPGLEVAHVWISIPFCTMYVIAILGNFTILFIVKRELSLHGPMYYFLCMLAITDLVLSTSIMPKTLSIFWFNSREIDFSACLTQMYFLHCFSVMESGIFVAMAFDRYVAICHPLRHSTILTNPVVAKIFLAVVLRGGTFVLPYLLLARRWPYCSNKIISHTHCEHMAVVKLACADTHLSSYYGLFVLFSVIGLDVFFITVSYTQILRAIFSLPTKDAQLKTLGTCSSHFCAILAFYISALFSSLTYRFGHNVDQHFHVLIANVYLLVPPMLNPIIYGVRTKQIWDRLLRLFTHKGT; translated from the coding sequence atgtcagattccaatacaaccgacttcaccaacccctccaccttcatcctactGGGCATTCCTGGTCTGGAGgtagcccatgtctggatctccatccccttctgcaccatgtatgtcatagccatcttggggaacttcaccatcctgttcatcgtgaagagGGAGCTGAGtctccatgggcccatgtactatttcctctgcatgctggccatcaccgaCCTGGTGCTGTCTACGTCCATCATGCCTAAAACACTGAGCattttctggttcaattccagggagattgatttcagtgcctgcctcacccagatgtacttccttcactgcttctcagtgatggagtctgggatcttcgtcgccatggcttttgatcgctatgtggccatctgccatcccctgagacattccaccatcctgacaaaccctgTGGTGGCCAAGATCTTtctggccgtggtgctgcgcgGTGGCACCTTTGTACTGCCTTATCTTCTCCTGGCAAggcggtggccatattgcagtAACAAAATCATCTCCCACACTCACTGTGAGCACATggctgtggtgaagctggcctgtgccGACACCCACCTCAGTAGTTACTACGGCCTCTTTGTGCTATTCTCTGTGATTggtctggatgtgttttttatcactgtgtcctatacccagatcctcagagcaatcttcagcctccccacaaaggacgcccaGTTGAAGACTTtggggacctgcagctcccacttctGTGCCATCTTAGCCTTTTACATCTCagctctcttctcctccctcacgTACCGGTTTGGGCATAATGTGGACCAGCATTTCCATGTTCTCATTGCCAATGTGTACCTCTTGGTAccccccatgctaaaccccattATTTATGGGGTTAGGACCAAACAGATctgggacaggctgctccggctctttactcataaaggaACCTAA